The DNA window TAAATGCCATACTATTTTAAAAACATTTTGGACACTTTTTCCGCCTTTTTGCTTTCAGCATAATCATAGAATCCCTCCCCGGATTTTACGCCCAGTTTTCCTGCCATCACCATGTTGACCAATAATGGGTTCGGAGCATATTTAGGGTTTTTAAAGCCGTCATACATTACGTTCAGGATGGCCAGGCAAACATCCAGCCCGATAAAATCTGCCAGCTGAAGCGGTCCCATCGGATGGGCCATTCCCAGTTTCATGACCGTGTCAATTTCTTCCACGCCTGCTACGCCATTGTACAATGTTTCAATAGACTCATTGATCATCGGCATTAAAATTCTGTTGGCTACAAATCCAGGGTAGTCATTTACCTCTACAGGCACTTTCCCTAAGGTTTTGCTCATGTCATATACAGCATCAAACGTTTCTTTTGAAGTGGAATACCCCTTGATGATTTCCACCAGCTTCATGATAGGAACCGGATTCATAAAGTGCATCCCGATCACTTTATCCGCTCTTTTGGTAGCTGCAGCAATTTTGGTAATGGAAATAGAGGATGTATTGGTTGCCAGAATACAATGCTCCGGAGCGAACTCATCCATCTGCCCGAAGATTTTCAGTTTCAGGTCCTGGTTTTCCGTAGCCGCTTCCACAATCAGGTCAGCATTTCCTGCTGCTTCCTGAAGCGCTGTAAAAGTGGTGATATTGCCTAATGTTTCTGCTTTCTGTTCTTCGGTAAGGTTTCCCTTTGCAATTATTCTGTCAAGATTGGTGGTGATCGTTTTCAGGCCTCTGTCCAAAGCTTCCTGGGATACATCTACCAGATTAACTTTAAAACCGCTTTGCGCAAAGGTATGTGCAATACCGTTCCCCATGGTTCCTGCACCGATAACTACAATGTTCTGAATCATTTTTCCTTATTTAATTAAAATTATTTTTTATAGATCGTTAGGTTTCTTGCTTTGGAAAGATCTGTTTTCTTTATGGTCTCATTGACATTAAAATTAACCATTCCGTCGCTCTCTTTTTTCCTTGAATTATTCTGGGCATCGATGGCCGCTTTCAAACCTTTCATCAGGTTCGTTTTCTGCGTTCCGGACAGCCTGTCGGTACCGATGTACAGGTTATATTCTCCTTCCCGACCCAGTCCGCTCTGCTTGAGGATTTCCAGGGTGCTTACCCTGTTCTTTTTCTTAAAACTGTTCAGGTAGTCTATCACAGGTTTTTCAGATGGCGTTCCGCAGCAGACGCTGGCGTAGCCGACCTGAAGGTAATTTTCGCTTTTCTGTGCAAAGATGGTTGCGAAGCTGAATATGCAGGATAAGATCAATAGCTTTTTCATAACAGGATTTGTTTTAGGTGATTTCGTGTGCTTAAAATTAAGCTTTAAATTTTACTTATTCAAATCATCCCAGACGGCTTTGGAAATATCTGAGATCATCCTGCAGTTCACCGCATCAGATTCTGTTGAATCACTTACCAGTACGGCGATTGCGTAATGGTTTCCATTCGGTAAAGTGACAATGGCAATTTCATTTTCAGCACCGGTTAATCCCGCATTGTTTTTTCCTGAAGCTCCCGTTTTTCTGGCCACAGGTGTATTCTTCGGGAGCTGCTCTACTATTTTATTCATCCCTGTTGAGGTGGAAAGCATTATTTTCATCAAATAAGCGGTGGACTTTTCAGACAGCAGTTTTCCGTCATAGAACTTTTTAAGAACATCAGTGGCAGATTCTGCTGTAGTATAATTAGAATATTGGGCATTCCAGTCTTTGTGCATTTGCGCTTCACTATAACGGATTTGAAAGTCTTTTACACCTTTGGAGTCCATGAACTTCTGAACAGTATCTGTTCCTCCCAGGAGATTAAGCAGGATATCACAGCCATTATTGTCGCTTTTGGCTACAGTCATTTCCAGGATTTCACTCACCGGAACACCCGGATTTCCATCCGGATACCGGTCTCTGAGCGGAGACCAGGTGTTTTTAAGCAGATTGGAGGCATTAAGCGGAATTTTCTGATCCAGTGACAGCTTCCCCTGATCCACAATATTCAGGACCGCAACTGCAATGTGAAACTTGAAGACACTCTGCATGGGTAGTTTTTGATCTGCATTTTTATGATAGGCAAACCCATTTTCAAAACCCAGGACAGAAATGCCTACGGTGGCTTTTTTATTGCTGATGATGGATTGTATCTTCTGGTTCAGAACGGTTTGCTGGCCAAATGTCCAGATGGAAAACAGGAGGGTGAGCAGGCTTATTTTTTTCATAAGGTAATATTAAAAAAAAATCCTTCTGAAAAGAAGGATTTAGATATAAAATAATAGGGTTTATCTGATATTACCCATTCCGGCAATCCCCATAAACATGCCTGCAATAATGGCTAAAATGTAAAGTCCCATCATGACAATCGTAAGGATGCCGATAAACTTATAATGCGATTTAAGGTACTCAAACGCTTTGGTCAGGCTTGCCTGGTTATTGGAATTGATAGCTGTTTTCATATTGGAACCGAACCTGTACAGGTAATTGACCGGAATGAAATATAACGCTGCTATTACGAGATAGACCAGTGAAAATACCATTCCGCCTCCCATAGGCATCATGCTGTTGTAAGAACTCATAGAGGCACCTACAAACATCATGAATACGGCAGCCAGGATCATAAACCCGATGCCGATATACCCTAAGATGGCCAGAAAAGTAGTCCATTTCGCTGCCTCAGCAAGAAAAAGTTTGCCTGAAGCATCAATTCTGAGTTCGTCAAATTGTTCAAAAGGAGATTGATTGTCCATGTAAATTGTTTTAGATTATTATCTTACCAAAATACTTAATTGGCGGAACTCTTACAATAGGATAAGCCATCTTT is part of the Chryseobacterium camelliae genome and encodes:
- a CDS encoding DUF5362 family protein; translation: MDNQSPFEQFDELRIDASGKLFLAEAAKWTTFLAILGYIGIGFMILAAVFMMFVGASMSSYNSMMPMGGGMVFSLVYLVIAALYFIPVNYLYRFGSNMKTAINSNNQASLTKAFEYLKSHYKFIGILTIVMMGLYILAIIAGMFMGIAGMGNIR
- a CDS encoding 3-hydroxybutyryl-CoA dehydrogenase; its protein translation is MQNIVVIGAGTMGNGIAHTFAQSGFKVNLVDVSQEALDRGLKTITTNLDRIIAKGNLTEEQKAETLGNITTFTALQEAAGNADLIVEAATENQDLKLKIFGQMDEFAPEHCILATNTSSISITKIAAATKRADKVIGMHFMNPVPIMKLVEIIKGYSTSKETFDAVYDMSKTLGKVPVEVNDYPGFVANRILMPMINESIETLYNGVAGVEEIDTVMKLGMAHPMGPLQLADFIGLDVCLAILNVMYDGFKNPKYAPNPLLVNMVMAGKLGVKSGEGFYDYAESKKAEKVSKMFLK
- the bla-A gene encoding CGA/CIA family class A beta-lactamase, producing MKKISLLTLLFSIWTFGQQTVLNQKIQSIISNKKATVGISVLGFENGFAYHKNADQKLPMQSVFKFHIAVAVLNIVDQGKLSLDQKIPLNASNLLKNTWSPLRDRYPDGNPGVPVSEILEMTVAKSDNNGCDILLNLLGGTDTVQKFMDSKGVKDFQIRYSEAQMHKDWNAQYSNYTTAESATDVLKKFYDGKLLSEKSTAYLMKIMLSTSTGMNKIVEQLPKNTPVARKTGASGKNNAGLTGAENEIAIVTLPNGNHYAIAVLVSDSTESDAVNCRMISDISKAVWDDLNK